One Festucalex cinctus isolate MCC-2025b chromosome 1, RoL_Fcin_1.0, whole genome shotgun sequence genomic region harbors:
- the LOC144005940 gene encoding uncharacterized protein LOC144005940 encodes MKPPNVKEEEHPYIEEEEKPVRVKEEEVEDDVTKSPLTFAPLKSEDEVKGESEEGRGAEPPNRNLNRQNMIPESDADHWGSSKAKSDDIRSLSSHDDDDNDDNLHGNDEHAADDRSCHTDDKSCECSHCGKTLSSKGSLKIHLRRHTGEKPFSCLDCGKSFSWKSHLTLHSRTHTGENPFSCSDCGKSFSSKSNLTKHSGTHTGEKPFSCSDCGKSFSQKSHLTLHSRTHTGEKPFSCLDCGKSFSLKSNLTKHSGTHTGEKPFSCSDCGKSFSQKSYLTLHSRTHTGEKPFSCSDCGKSFSDKSHLTTHTRRHTGEKPFSCLDCGKSFSCKSYLTTHKRIHSGEKPFSCSDCGKSFSQKSHLTLHSRTHTGEKPFSCSDCGKSFSHKSDLTTHIRRHTGEKPVSCLDCGKSFSCKSYLTTHKRIHSGEKPFSCSDCGKSFSQKSHLTLHSRTHTGEKPFSCLDCGKSFFWKSNLTKHTRTHTGEKPFSCLDCGKSFSQKSALTTHTRIHSGKKPFSCSDCGKSFPAKPELRSHIRTHTGQKPYSCTKCVESFASTNSLTAHAKTHTGEKPYSCSDCGKSFSSMSNLRKHTRTHGGKEPFSCSVCPKRFSCKKLAERHECAGENGSHL; translated from the coding sequence atgaagcctccgaatgttaaagaggaagaacatccttacatcgaagaggaagaaaagcccgttcgtgtcaaagaggaggaggttgaggatgacgtcaccaagtcaccactgaccttcgcccctttaaagagtgaagatgaagtcaagggtgagagtgaggagggcagaggggcggagcctccaaacaggaaCTTAAATcgtcaaaacatgattccagaaagtgatgcagaccactggggatcatcaaaagcaaaaagtgatgacataaggtccctttcttctcatgatgatgatgataatgatgataatctgcatggtaatgatgaacatgctgctgatgacaggtcgtgtcacactgacgacaaatcctgcgaatgttctcactgtgggaaaacattgagttcaaaaggaagtttgaaaattcacttgagaagacacactggggaaaaacctttttcttgtttagattgtggcaaaagcttctcttggaagtcacatttaacattacattcaagaacacacactggggaaaaccctttttcttgctcagattgtggcaaaagcttctcttcgaagtcaaatttaacaaaacattcaggaacacacactggggaaaaacctttttcttgctcagattgtggcaaaagcttctctcagaagtcacatttaacattacattcaagaacacacactggggaaaaacctttttcttgtttagattgtggcaaaagcttctctttgaagtcaaatttaacaaaacattcaggaacacacactggggaaaaacctttttcatgctcagattgtggcaaaagcttctctcagaagtcatatttaacattacattcaagaacacacactggggaaaaacctttttcttgctcagattgtggcaaaagcttctctgacaagtcacatttaacaacacatacaagaagacacactggggaaaaacctttttcttgtttagattgtggcaaaagcttctcttgcaagtcatatttaacaacacataaaagaatccatagtggcgagaaacctttttcttgctcagattgtggcaaaagcttctctcagaagtcacatttaacattacattcaagaacacacactggggaaaaacctttttcttgctcagattgtggcaaaagcttctctcacaagtcagatttaacaacacatataagaagacacactggggaaaaacctgtttcttgtttagattgtggcaaaagcttctcttgcaagtcatatttaacaacacataaaagaatccatagtggcgagaaacctttttcttgctcggattgtggcaaaagcttctctcagaagtcacatttaacattacattcaagaacacacactggggaaaaacctttttcttgtttggattgtggcaaaagcttcttttggaagtcaaatttaacaaaacatacaagaacacacactggggaaaaacctttttcttgtttagattgtggcaaaagcttctctcagaagtcagctttaacaacacatacaagaatccatagtggcaagaaacctttttcttgctcagactgtggcaaaagcttccctgccaaacctgaattaagaagccacataagaacacacacaggacagaaaccatattcatgcacaaaatgtgtggaaagctttgcttccaccaattctttaacagcacatgcaaaaacacacactggagagaaaccgtattcctgctcagattgtggaaaaagcttctcttccatgtcaaatttaagaaagcacacaagaacacatggtgggaaggaaccattcagttgcagtgtttgtcctaaaagattctcttgtaaaaagcttgctgagagacacgagtgtgctggtgagaatggcagccatctttga